A region from the Thermanaeromonas toyohensis ToBE genome encodes:
- a CDS encoding RCKP-type rubredoxin-like domain-containing protein, with the protein MAVWKCSHCGYEKETRCKPRKCPECGQKDTFTKKES; encoded by the coding sequence ATGGCCGTTTGGAAATGTAGCCATTGCGGGTATGAAAAAGAAACCAGATGTAAACCTCGGAAATGCCCCGAATGTGGCCAGAAAGATACCTTTACCAAAAAAGAAAGCTAA